The Aedes albopictus strain Foshan chromosome 2, AalbF5, whole genome shotgun sequence region ATGGATGGATGCAGCGGTTGGAAAAGGTGTTTGCGGATTTCCAATCCATTCGCTTACAATTGGAACTGCGTGAGGATCAAGAAGAGTTTACGGATGCATCTGAAACCGTCTCGCTGAATGAAGATGCAAATAGGAAGGCTCGAGATGACTTCGAGCGTAACTACATGAAGGTGTATGGGTTTATCGTCTCCAAACTTCGTACCCCCGAACCCACTCCTTCTTCCTCGAATGTCGTTGTGCACGCTGGCACATCGGATACATCTTTTGCTCGTATAAGGTTGCCGGAGGTAAGGCTTCCTACCTTCGATGGCACTTTAACAAACTGGCTTACTTTTCGTGACGCTTTCGTCAGCCTAATAGATTCGAATCCCCAATTGAAGCCCATTGACAAATTTTCATACCTCGTTTCGTCGCTATCCAAGGAAGCGAAGCGAGTGATCGAATCTATCGAAATTACTTCGGTCAACTACTCAGTAGCTTGGGGACTACTTGAGAAGAGGTTTGATAACAAGAAACTTGTCGTTAAGACATACATCGAGTCTTTGCTATCCATAGAACCTATGCGCAAGGAATGCTATGAATCCTTGGCGCGCATTATCGATGATTTTGAGCGAAATCTTAAGATGATACAGAAGATGGCGATAGACACTCAAGGGTGGAGCGTTCTTCTAGCGCACATGCTTTGTGCGCGGTTAGACTGTGCTACACTTAAACAGTGGGAGCAGCATCATAATTCGACGGAAGTGCCTGAATACGAAGACGTCCTCAAATTCCTGCGTGGGCACTGCTCAATCCTGcaatcgttgtcgtcgtcgaagCCTCGTAATCCAGATCCGCCTAAATCAGAACCAGTCCGATCCTCGAAATCTAAACTGAGTCACGCAGTAACTACAAGCGCCTCTCCGAAATCCTGTTCGTTCTGCAAGCAGTCGTCGCATTCTCCATTTCATTGCGAAGCTCTTCGCAAAATGCCAACATCCCAACGTTTCGAACTCGTAAAGAAAAATTCGCTTTGCATTAATTGCTTCTCGCCTTCTCACCTCGTGAAGCAGTGTCAGTCCAGCTGCTGTCGAGTGTGTGGACAGAAACATCACACAATGTTGCACCAGAATACCACACTTCGCTCGTCGGATGGCGATCCGATTCCAAAGTCAACGCCAACGTCGTCTCCTGCTCCTCCTCCTCCAAATCAGCCTCCGTCCACTCGAAGTACTACAGCTCAGCCTCAGTCCTCCTCGTCGCAGCCTCCTCCTCCGTCGCCGAATGCTCTCGCTCCGTCCACTAGTGGCCCGTCGACCAGCTACATGCCAACGGCCCTCGTCGGAAGTGTTCGAACCGTTCCTTTGACTGTTTTGCTGCAAACCGCGGTGGTGAAGATCGCTGATGCCAACGGCTACGCCATTTGGGCTCGTGCTTTGCTGGACCCAGCGTCGCAGATCAACCTGATGACTGTGGAGCTGTCGCAGAAACTGAAGCTTCGTCGTGTAAAAACCCACCAGGAAATCGGCGGCGTTGGAAATGCTACTGTCGTTTCATCATACGCTGTTGACGCCAGAATCGAGTCCCATTGTTCCAGTTTCGTCGCAGATTTCTCGTTCCATGTACTGCCTGGAATTACTCGGGAGCTACCGGCCAAGGCGTTGAATACGCAAGAATGGAACATTCCCGCAAACATCGTTCTGGCAGATCCTACTTTCCATCAACCTGGTCCCATTGACATGATACTAGGGATGGAAGTCTACTACGAGCTCGTCGAAGAAGGTCTGGTTCGTCTTGGACCCGATCTACCCGTGCTGCAGAAAACGGTTCTCGGATGGGTCGTATCTGGCAAAGTTGGATCATCACCGTCCTCGAGAGTCAGCTATGCCCACGTTTGCAGTATCAGTTCCCTCGAAGACCAGTTGGCGCGCTTCTGGGAGCTTGAATCGTGTCAATCCAGCAGCAATTTTTCCGTCGAAGAGACTCTTTGTGAAGCACACTTCTCTGCCACCACCGTTCGCGACGAAACCGGACGTTTTGTAGTTCAACTTCCGAAAAGATCAGCAGTCCTCTCAACCCTCGGCGATTCTAAGGAAATTGCCACCCGTCGTTTCCTCACTTTGGAGCGTCGCTTGAACGCCAATCCGCAGCTGAAGCAGGCGTATTCGGACTTCATCGAAGAGTATCATCGACTGGGTCATATGGAGGACGTAACCGATTCGGAAGACCTGGAGACCAACGCTCTTTCGTATTATCTGCCCCACCACTGCGTCGTACGACCTGACAGTCTGACTACCAAGCTTCGGGTAGTATTTGATGCCTCGTGCGCCACTAGCACAGGAGTGTCCCTCAACGACGGACTGATGGTGGGCCCTGTCGTCCAAGATGACCTGGTGTCCATCACCttgcggttccggatgtcccggtaCGCGATAGTGTCGGACATAGAGAAAATGTACCGGCAAATATTGGTCTTTTCGTCCGATCGTTCCCTGCAGAAGATCCTCTGGCGGAATTCTCCGTCGGAACCGATGCGCACCTACCAACTGTCGACCGTTACGTACGGAACTTCTTGTGCGCCTTATCTTGCTACCCGATGTCTGCAGGAACTCGCAAAAGTAGGAGAAACTACTCATCCACAAGCTGCTAAAGCAGTTTCCAAGGACTTCTACATGGATGACCTTCTAACCGGCGTAACCGAAATAGCTGAAGGACAGCAGCTCTGCAGTCAGCTGCTGGATCTTCTTCAATCAGCCGGACTCTGCCTTCGGAAGTGGTCATCAAATTGCCCTACACTTCTCGAACACCTTCCGTCCGAGCTGCGTGATGAAAGAACAGTACTCGATCTGGAAGCCTCCGCTCCGATCAAAACGCTTGGATTAAAATGGCAGACAAGCACCGACGAATTCCTCTTCGACGTTCCCGATTGGAACTCGTCTCCGATCATCACCAAACGGATCGCCCTCTCGGACGCAGCAAAGCTGTTCGATCCGCTAGGACTCGTCGGGCCGGTAATAGTCCAAGCCAAAATCTATCTGCAGGATGTCTGGAGAAGTCAGAAGGGATGGGACGAACCCCTGGACGACGAGTTGCAACAGCGATGGCACGAATTCCGGGAAAACCTTCTTGCTCTTCGGAATCTCTCTGTTCCGCGATGGGTCGCGCCTGTCGTCAATCCAGCATCGACTCAAATTCACGGATTCTGCGATGCCTCGTTGAAGGCCTACGGGGCCTGCCTCTACATACGCGTTacagccgacgacgggacgaTCAGCGTGAACCTCCTTACCGCAAAATCGAAAGTGGCTCCTCTGGCGGATTCTCGGAAGCAGAAACGAGTCTGCTTACCTCGTCTGGAACTCTCGGCGGCGTTGCTGCTCGCCCATCTGTTTCAGAAGGTACAAACCGCCATCAATCTCGAAGCTCAAACGTTCTTTTGGTCAGATTCCACCATCGTCCTCCATTGGCTATCTGCTACCCCATCTCGGTGGAAAACCTTCGTGGCCAACCGGGTTTCGGAGGTCCAACACGCAACCGTTGGTGGACTGTGGGCTCATGTTCCTGGGTGTGAAAATCCAGCAGACATCATTTCTCGGGGAATGGACCCCGAACAACTGAAGACCACCAACTCGTGGTGGCACGGCCCGGATTGGTTGTCAAAATCATCACGCTTCTGGCCTGCTTTTGTCCAC contains the following coding sequences:
- the LOC134286901 gene encoding uncharacterized protein LOC134286901, producing MAPSLRSLSRQERFCIDSMNNLISLVSTYDEQRDKAFLDGWMQRLEKVFADFQSIRLQLELREDQEEFTDASETVSLNEDANRKARDDFERNYMKVYGFIVSKLRTPEPTPSSSNVVVHAGTSDTSFARIRLPEVRLPTFDGTLTNWLTFRDAFVSLIDSNPQLKPIDKFSYLVSSLSKEAKRVIESIEITSVNYSVAWGLLEKRFDNKKLVVKTYIESLLSIEPMRKECYESLARIIDDFERNLKMIQKMAIDTQGWSVLLAHMLCARLDCATLKQWEQHHNSTEVPEYEDVLKFLRGHCSILQSLSSSKPRNPDPPKSEPVRSSKSKLSHAVTTSASPKSCSFCKQSSHSPFHCEALRKMPTSQRFELVKKNSLCINCFSPSHLVKQCQSSCCRVCGQKHHTMLHQNTTLRSSDGDPIPKSTPTSSPAPPPPNQPPSTRSTTAQPQSSSSQPPPPSPNALAPSTSGPSTSYMPTALVGSVRTVPLTVLLQTAVVKIADANGYAIWARALLDPASQINLMTVELSQKLKLRRVKTHQEIGGVGNATVVSSYAVDARIESHCSSFVADFSFHVLPGITRELPAKALNTQEWNIPANIVLADPTFHQPGPIDMILGMEVYYELVEEGLVRLGPDLPVLQKTVLGWVVSGKVGSSPSSRVSYAHVCSISSLEDQLARFWELESCQSSSNFSVEETLCEAHFSATTVRDETGRFVVQLPKRSAVLSTLGDSKEIATRRFLTLERRLNANPQLKQAYSDFIEEYHRLGHMEDVTDSEDLETNALSYYLPHHCVVRPDSLTTKLRVVFDASCATSTGVSLNDGLMVGPVVQDDLVSITLRFRMSRYAIVSDIEKMYRQILVFSSDRSLQKILWRNSPSEPMRTYQLSTVTYGTSCAPYLATRCLQELAKVGETTHPQAAKAVSKDFYMDDLLTGVTEIAEGQQLCSQLLDLLQSAGLCLRKWSSNCPTLLEHLPSELRDERTVLDLEASAPIKTLGLKWQTSTDEFLFDVPDWNSSPIITKRIALSDAAKLFDPLGLVGPVIVQAKIYLQDVWRSQKGWDEPLDDELQQRWHEFRENLLALRNLSVPRWVAPVVNPASTQIHGFCDASLKAYGACLYIRVTADDGTISVNLLTAKSKVAPLADSRKQKRVCLPRLELSAALLLAHLFQKVQTAINLEAQTFFWSDSTIVLHWLSATPSRWKTFVANRVSEVQHATVGGLWAHVPGCENPADIISRGMDPEQLKTTNSWWHGPDWLSKSSRFWPAFVHTSNEDFPPENLEERQVALAVHTIPPNPIFSLRSSYVALLRVVAWIRRFQFNSNPTNRGQRRFGCLTTVEMHEALRCLVGIAQREAFREEFASLATSGQVKPSSKLKSLRPFVDQGVLRVGGRLRNAAVPEDRKHPFVLPSKHPFTELVARYYHQKLLHAGPQLLISSLREKFWPLRARNLARRIVHSCINCFRCRPRATEQVMGDLPAERVSPTLPFLCTGVDLCGPVYYRLPDRKSKPVKAYVALFVCLSIKAVHIELVGDLSTNSFLAALRRFVARRGKPKLIECDNAQNFRGAVRELSELSKQFRCQQMQNTVTRSCAEDGIEFKFIPPRSPNFGGLWEAGIKSMKTHLKATLGNTILTAEQLTTLLAQIESCMNSRPLTQLSAEPDDLDVLTPGHFLIHRPLTAIAEPSLEDVPANRLDKWQEVQEFLRRLWKRWTSEYLSGLQPRTKWTREKDNIVIGTLVLVKDDGLPPLKWRYGRVTHIFRGDDGNIRVVVVKTKDGEYRRAISKICVLPIDQPSPLVDREPNDDH